The DNA sequence GCGGCGGACATGAGGGACGCGGTCTTGGACGCGATCAGCCGGAAGTAGTCGTCCTCGCCGAAGTCGAGCGCGTCGTGGGAGGCGAGCTGCCGCATCTCGCCCACCGTCATCGCGTTGGCGGCCTCGGCCAGGACGCGGATCGGCTCCACCTGCCCCAGCCGGGTGATCTCGGTGAGGGCCCGCGTGTAGAGGTAGTCGCCCATGATGACGGCGACCTGGTGGCTCCACACGGAGTTCACGGTGGGCATCCCCCGGCGCAGGACGGAGTGGTCCACCGCGTCGTCGTGCACCAGGGTCGCCAGGTGGACCAGCTCCAGCACCGCGGCCAGCGTCTCGGCGTCCCGGCTCGGCCGCCCCCCCACCGAATTGCAGAGCAGGGTGAGGGTGGGGCGGAAGAGCTTCCCGCGCACCTTCAGCAGGTGCTCGTTGACCTCCGTGACCATGCCGAAGTCCGCCAGGACGACGCGGCGGATCTCCTCGAACACGGAGTCCAGCCGCTCCCGCACGGGGGCCTGGATCTCGGAAAGCCTCGGGGGCGCGGTGCGCAGCATGAGCGAAGTAGCCTGTCGGGACCGGGGGAGGGCGGAAAGCTAACCGGGCCCCCGGGGGTTGTCAAAAACGTGAGCCGGGAGAGGAGGCGCGGAGCGACTCCAGCCGGGTGAGGGCGTCGCGGAAGCGGATGTCGACGGCGAGGACGCGCTCGTACAGCTCCCGTGCAGCCGCCGCGTCGCCGAGCGACTCGTGGCAGCGGGCGAGCTGGTAGACGACGCCCACCAGGTCGGCCTCCGTGGTCCCCGGGATGCGCAGCGCGCGCTCCAGGACGCGCACGGCGACGGCGCTCTGCCCCTTGTCCACGAAGCAGCGCCCCAGCAGCTCCAGCGTGGCCAGCGGGCTGGCTCCGCCGCGCAGCGCCACCTGGAACTGGGCGATGGCCTCGTCCACCAGCCCCATCTCCATGAAGGCGAGCCCCAGGTCGTAGTGGCTGGCGGAGTCCTCGGCGGCGATGTTCTCGTTGACCTTCTGCCGGAACACGGCCAGCATGTCGGCGAAGTCGCGGTCCTCGTCCCCGGTGGGCTCCTCCTCGTCCACGACGAAGCGGGTGGTGGTCTCCGCCGGCTCGTCCTCCATGATCAGCGAGCCCAGGTCCACGTACTCTTCGGCCGGGGGCGCGGCGCCGGCGGGCGGGGCAGGCGGCTCCAGGATGCGCCGGGCCTCCTCGTTCCCGGGGTCCAGCTCCAGGACGCGCTGGTACACGGCGCGCGCCTTGGGGTCGTCCGCGGGGGTGCCGAGGTGCCGTCCCAGGTCCAGGTACGCGCGCACCATCGCGTCGGTCTCGCCGACGCGGAACGCGTACTCCACCTGCTTCTGGTAGACGGCCGTGTCGTCGGGGCGGCGCGCCAGGAGCGAGCGGACGGCGCCGAGCGCTTCCCGGTACAGCCCGCGCGCGGACAGCTCGCGGTGGGCGGCCGCGAGCGCATCCGCGGCCTCGCCTCCCCTCCCGCGCTCCTCCAGCTCGTCCACCAGCCGGTGCAGCGCGGAGGTGTCCTCGGGAGCGGCGGCGACCCGCTCCCGCAGCGCCTCCACCACGTCGCGCGGCGCGGGGGGCGCTTCCGGGGCGACGTGGAGGCCGCCCCCGAACGCGTCGTCGCCATCCGCTCCGGCGTCCAGGTCGAGGAAGGGGAGCGGCTCCGCTCCGGCGTCTTCGTCCTCGTCCTCGTCCTCGTCCTCGTCCTCGTCCTCGTCCTCGTCCTCGTCGTCGAACGTGGGGAGCCCGTCCAGCATCGGAAGGTCCTCCGCGGCGGCCCCGGTGCCACCGGCGGGGGGCTCCGGCTCGTAGAGCGCGGTGTGCTCGATCTCCAGACCCGAGTCGAGGAGCGGCAGGTCGTCGGCGTCGGCATCGTCTTCGGCCGCGTCCTCCTCTTCCCCGCCCCACGTGGAGTAGCCCTCTGCGGTCTCCAGCCCCTCCAGCGCGCCGATCTCCCCGGCGCCCGCTTCGTCCGGGGTAACCGGGAGGTCCAGCCCGGGGAGCGGCTCCGCTTCGGGCTCGACGAGGCCGGGCTCGATGCTCCCGTGGAACTCGAGCGCGAACGGGTCGTCGTCCGTCTCCGCGGCGTCCGGCTCGGCGTAGCTCACCCGGAAGTCGTCTTCCGGGGCGGCGCCGGGCGCGGCGGCGCGGCCCCGGGAGGTGAGGTCGGCGTGCGGGTCGATGGAGAGAATCCGCTGCTGCACCTCTTCGGCCCGGCCGTCGTCGCCGCGGGCGCGGTGGTGGTCGCGGAGGATGAGGAGCTGTTCGACGGCCTCCGGCTGCCGGTCGTGGGCGAGGAGCTGCTCCGCCAGGAGCAGGCGGACCTCGGTGTCGTCGGGCGAAAGGTCGGCGAACTCGGTGAGCGCGGTGAACGAGGCGTCGAGCTGCCCGGCCCGCTGCATCCGCGCGGCGTACTCCAGGAAGTTCTGCCGGGCGTCGGCCAGGAACCCGTTGGCGGCGCTGATCTGCCCCAGCTTCAGGTACACGGAGGCGCGCGCGGGGGCGATCCGCAGGATCTTCCGGCAGAGGGCGATGGCATTGTTGTGCAGCCCGGCGTCGGCGTACGCGTCCACCGCGCGGTCGTACGCTTCGACGGCGCGCTCGGACTGCCCGACGCGGGTGTGCAGGTCGCCGATGCGGTTCCAGAGGCCGACCTCGACCTCGTCGGGGGCTTCTTCCACCAGCTGGAGGTAGACGTCGAGCGCCTCCTTCCACTGGTCCCGCTGTTCGAGGGTGCGGGCGCGCTCCCTGAGCTTTGCGACGTTCGCCATGTGGGGCGTGAGGGGAACACCGGGGTATGCTCGACCGCGGGCACGGCGAGCCGGGAACAGCGACGCCGCCGGGGCGGGCTCCCCGGGCGGCGCTTTCAGACTGCAGGCGCCGGAAAATAACGGCTTTGCGAAGCGGCAACAAGCAAGCGCCGCCCGGGAGGGGCCACCCCGGGGGCTCAGACCACCCGGCGCCCCCGCTTCCACACCCCGGCGCAGACGGGTGCGGCCAGGCGGTAGGGGATCTCGGCCACGCTCTGCACCCGCCAGAGCGCGAGGTCGGCGGGGGCTCCGGGCGCGAGCGTTCCACGCCCGTCGGCGATCTCCAGCGCGGCGGCGCCCCCCGCGGTGGCGGCCCGCAGCGCCTCGGCGGGGCTCATCCCCATCCGCGAGCAGGCGGCGGTCATCACGAAGGGGAGCGAGGGGGTGGGCGAGGAGCCGGGGTTGAAGTCCGTGGCGAGGGCGACGGTGGCGCCCGCCTCCAGCAGCGCGCGCGCCGGGGCGAACTTCGGCCGCCCCAGGAAGAACAGGGTCGCAGGGAGCAGCGTGGCGACGGTGCCGGACACGGCGAGCGCGCGGATCCCCGCCTCGGAGACGTCGCCCAGGTGGTCCGCGGAGGCGGCGCCCAGCTCCACCGCCAGCTCGGCGCCGCCGCTCCCCTCCAGCTCGTCGGCGTGGAGCTTGGGGCGGAGGCCGTGGTCCAGGCCGGCGCGGAGGATCCGCTCGGTCTGCGCGCGGTCGAAGACGCCGGGCTCCATGAACACGTCGCAGAAGCGCGCCAGGCCGGCCTCGGCCACGGCGGGGATCATCTCCTCCACCAGCAGGTCGACGTACGCATCCCGCCGGTCGCGGTGCTCCGGCGGGAACTCGTGCGCGCCCAGGAAGGTGGGCACCAGCTCCACGGGCTGCATCTCCGCGAGGCGGCGCACGGCGCGCAGCGTCTTCAGCTCGTCCGCGGTGCTCAGGCCGTAGCCGCTCTTCACCTCGGCGGTGGTGGTGCCGTTCAGGAGCATCTCGCGGAGGCGGGGGAGCGCCATCTCCACCAGCTCGTCCTCGCTGCGGGCGCGCAGGTCGCGGACGGAGGCGTTGATCCCCCCGCCCCGCCGCGCGATCTCCATGTACGGCACGCCGGTGCAGCGGAGCACGTACTCGTCCGCGCGCCACCGGCCGAACACGGCGTGCGTGTGCGAGTCCACCAGCCCCGGCGTCAGCACGCCGCCGGCGCAGTCCACCCGCTCGGCGTCCGGGTAGCGCGCGAGCAGCTCGTCCCGGGGCGCGACGGCGGCGATGCGGCCGTCCTCCACCGCGACGGCGGCGCCCTCCTGGACGGCGGCCGGGTCCTGCCACTCGGTCGACGCGGCCGGGCCGGTGCAGGCGGCGACCTGCGCGGCATCGACGAAGACGAGGGTGCGGGCGGGGGTCGGCTCGGGCATGGGGGACGGAGTGCGAAGTGCGAGGTGCGAAGTGCGAAACTGCCCGGGGCCGGGGCCCCTCCCCGCAGGGGGGGAGGGGCGGGCCGGTGCGGGTCAGGAGCTGCGGTTGGAGCCGTCGCGGTCGTTGTCGAGCGATTCGCGCTCCACGTCCGCCGAGCCGCGCTCGTTCGGGTCGAGCGCCATGTCCTGGCGCTGCTCGGTCCGGTTCGGCCGGCCGGCGAACTCCGGGCGGCTCCCCACGTTCCCGCCGCCGGTGAACCCCTCCGTCGTCCCCTCGCGGGTCTCGCGGCTGGAGTGCGTGATCGGCTCGCGGTCGTCGTTGTTCTGGTTCTGGGCCATGCTGTCCTCCTGGTCACGGGTTGCGCCTGCTCCGCGCTCCGGGGCGGGGGTGGTCTGGCCCGCAAGCCGTGTTCCGGGAAGGTTCTGCGTGTGGCGGTCGGGGGTGGGGGTGCCCCTGGCGGAGTTCTTGCGAAAACCACGGCCGGCGGGCTACATGCTAGGCCCGTGCGACCTGCCGCGTCAACTCGACGCCCACAGACAGACCGGATCCCGAACATGGTCGAAGTCTCCACGACACCCCCTTCCGAACGCTTCCCCGGCCGCCCGCCCGAGGGGCGCCTGGTGGTGATCGCCCCCACGCGGGCCTCCTGCGAGACCATCGAGATCGGGGTGCAGCTCACGGACGTGGAGACCATCCTGGAGCGCGAGCACGGCGGGGAGATCCGCCAGCTTTCACGCGAGGGGAAGGGGTTCGGGATCGTGGCCGGGACGGGGACCGGGAAGACGCTCGCCGTGCGCAGCATGGCGCAGGAGATCGTGGGGCCGGAGCTGCGGGTGGGGGTGGTGAACCGGGAGCGCGAGGCGACGCCGGAGACACCCACCTGGAACGTGGTGATCGTCACCACCGGGATCGCGCGGCGCTGGCTGCAGGACGACCTCATCACCGCGGACGACGTGGTGGTGGTGGACGAGATCCACCAGACCTCGGCGGAGCTGGAGCTGTGCCTGGCGCTGGCGAAGCGCGCGGGGTGCCGCTTCATCTGGCTCTCGGCCACGGTGGACCCGACCTTCTACCGCGAGTACCTGGGCTCAGCGGAGGTGATCGAGTCGTCGGCGTTCGACCCGGCCAAGGCGGCCCGGGTGCGGGTCTCCAACACCGCGTCGCCGCTGGACTTCCTCTCGGAGCGCTTCCTCCGCCACGTGAAGAAGGAGAAGCGCGGCGTCGCGGTGTTCGTCCCCACGCGGGCGGGGACGGAGCAGGTGGCGAAGCAGATCGGGGAGAAGTGGCCCGGCATCTTCCCCGAGTACTACCACGGGGGGGAGCCGGTCGCCAAGCTGGCCCCCTTCCTGGGCGGGGACGCGCCGAAGCCATACGTGCTGGCGATGACCGCGGCGGGGCAGTCGGCGCTCAACATCCGCGGGCTGGACACGGTGGTGATCGAGGACGCGCAGTTCACCACGCTGGTCAAGAAGGGGAAGCGCGTGCTGACCCGCCTTCCCCTCGGCGCCAACGAGATCCTGCAGATGGCGGGGCGGGTGCACGGACGGGTGGAGGAGGGCGAGGTCTACATCCTCTCCGAGCGCGACATCGACTTCGCCAAGCTGGAGCCGACGGAGCCCAACTTCCAGCTCGCGGGGGACCCGGAGCGGGTCGCGATGACCTGCGCGGACATGGGCGTCCGCGCGGACGAGCTGGACCTCCCCGTGGCGCTGGACCGGATCGCCTACCGGCGCGCGGTGGAGACGCTGGAGGGCCGGGGGCTGATCGCCGGGAACCGGCTCACCGACTACGGCCGCAAGGTGGAGGTGCTCCCGGTGGACCGCCCCTGGGGGGAGCTGCTGGTCCGCAGCCCGGAGTCGCTCGTCCCGGTCGTGGCGACGTGCGCGAGCATCGAGTCGCTGCACCGGATGCTCCGGCAGGACAACGACATCGGCCAGTACGTGGTCCCGGGGAGCGACCACCTCACGGCGTACCGCATCTACGAGGACGCCCTGCGTACCTGCGGGGCGCTGGGGGTCGTGTACGGCCTCCCGCGGCACGTGTTCAGCGACGAGGCGCTGGCCGACTGGGCCGAGGAGCGGGGGGTGCTGGTGCGCTCCATCGAGGACGCGGCGCTCGCCATCGCCTCCATCTACCGCTCGCTGGACGTGGACCTGCCGCGGCACCTTCCGCGCATGAACGACGAGCTGCACCGCGGGTGGCAGCGGCTGCTGGCGGAGGTGATGCCCTTCGACCTGGTGATCGACCAGGAGACGAGCTGGGGGGAGGAGGTGCGCGTCTCCCAGAGCAGCGTCTGCGGAGCGTACGGGGCGGTGGCCGGCGAGCTGCGCTACTTCTCGGACCGGTCCGGGCGGCCCCGCGGCGCGATCGAGGGGACGGAGATCCCGTACAACTACCTGTGGGAGTTCGCCGAGGGGGGCGAGCCGGAGATCCTCTACGACCCGGGGCACCGCCGCACGCCGCTGCGCGTGAAGCGGGTGCGCAGCTACCAGGGGTTCGAGCTGGACTCGGAGGTCCAGGGGCTCGACCGGTTCCCGCCGGAGCTGGCGGGCGCGGCGCGCCGCGCGCTGGCGGAGGCCATGGCGGCGGGGTCCGCGTACCACCCCTCCATCAAGCACAACCGGGAGACGGTGAAGGAGCTGCGCGAGGTGTACCGCCGCTCGGCGGGGGCCACGCGCGACGCGAGCGAGAAGGAGCTTGCGGAGTACTGGATGGGGCGGCTGGAGGGGATCGGCTCGTACCAGGAGTTCATGGACGCGGACCTGAGGATGGAGGCGGACGAGTGGGTCCCGGCGGAGGAGCGGGCCAAGTGGATGGCGCTCCCGGGCACCATCACCCTGGACGACAGGGAGTACCCGCTGGACTACGGCTTCGAGGGCGACCAGCCGGTCGTCCGGGCGCGCATCCCCGCCAAGGCGCTCCGCTTCCTCGACGACGAGGACGAGCTCCCCGAGTTCGACCGGCCGCTGCACTGGACGGTCACGCGCGGCAAGGAGGAGGCCGTACGCGCCCCCACCCTGGAGGAGGCGCGGATCCGCCTAGACACGGCGCGCGCGGAGCATGCCCGCGCGTGGAAGGAGCAGGAGTTCTGGGAGGAGGTGGGCGACAAGCCGCGGCGCGGCGGGCAGCGCGGACGCGGGGGGAAGGGCGGGAAGCACGCGCACGCCGGGCCGAAACCCCCGAAGCGCGGGCGGGGTGGCGGACGGGGGCGGAAGCGGCGGTG is a window from the Longimicrobiaceae bacterium genome containing:
- a CDS encoding polyprenyl synthetase family protein — translated: MLRTAPPRLSEIQAPVRERLDSVFEEIRRVVLADFGMVTEVNEHLLKVRGKLFRPTLTLLCNSVGGRPSRDAETLAAVLELVHLATLVHDDAVDHSVLRRGMPTVNSVWSHQVAVIMGDYLYTRALTEITRLGQVEPIRVLAEAANAMTVGEMRQLASHDALDFGEDDYFRLIASKTASLMSAACELGALAGDAELREPLAHFGRELGMAFQIADDLLDYTADEAVTGKPTGQDLHEHKVTLPLIAVLPSLDGAERAEVEGLFRDPEPSDARIATVVGIVRSRGGLDYARGTALEYARRAEEALEGLPEGPALDALRTSIAYAIERRR
- a CDS encoding tetratricopeptide repeat protein, with product MANVAKLRERARTLEQRDQWKEALDVYLQLVEEAPDEVEVGLWNRIGDLHTRVGQSERAVEAYDRAVDAYADAGLHNNAIALCRKILRIAPARASVYLKLGQISAANGFLADARQNFLEYAARMQRAGQLDASFTALTEFADLSPDDTEVRLLLAEQLLAHDRQPEAVEQLLILRDHHRARGDDGRAEEVQQRILSIDPHADLTSRGRAAAPGAAPEDDFRVSYAEPDAAETDDDPFALEFHGSIEPGLVEPEAEPLPGLDLPVTPDEAGAGEIGALEGLETAEGYSTWGGEEEDAAEDDADADDLPLLDSGLEIEHTALYEPEPPAGGTGAAAEDLPMLDGLPTFDDEDEDEDEDEDEDEDEDEDAGAEPLPFLDLDAGADGDDAFGGGLHVAPEAPPAPRDVVEALRERVAAAPEDTSALHRLVDELEERGRGGEAADALAAAHRELSARGLYREALGAVRSLLARRPDDTAVYQKQVEYAFRVGETDAMVRAYLDLGRHLGTPADDPKARAVYQRVLELDPGNEEARRILEPPAPPAGAAPPAEEYVDLGSLIMEDEPAETTTRFVVDEEEPTGDEDRDFADMLAVFRQKVNENIAAEDSASHYDLGLAFMEMGLVDEAIAQFQVALRGGASPLATLELLGRCFVDKGQSAVAVRVLERALRIPGTTEADLVGVVYQLARCHESLGDAAAARELYERVLAVDIRFRDALTRLESLRASSPGSRF
- the hutI gene encoding imidazolonepropionase, whose product is MPEPTPARTLVFVDAAQVAACTGPAASTEWQDPAAVQEGAAVAVEDGRIAAVAPRDELLARYPDAERVDCAGGVLTPGLVDSHTHAVFGRWRADEYVLRCTGVPYMEIARRGGGINASVRDLRARSEDELVEMALPRLREMLLNGTTTAEVKSGYGLSTADELKTLRAVRRLAEMQPVELVPTFLGAHEFPPEHRDRRDAYVDLLVEEMIPAVAEAGLARFCDVFMEPGVFDRAQTERILRAGLDHGLRPKLHADELEGSGGAELAVELGAASADHLGDVSEAGIRALAVSGTVATLLPATLFFLGRPKFAPARALLEAGATVALATDFNPGSSPTPSLPFVMTAACSRMGMSPAEALRAATAGGAAALEIADGRGTLAPGAPADLALWRVQSVAEIPYRLAAPVCAGVWKRGRRVV